The Vibrio bathopelagicus genomic sequence AACTCAGACAAGTTCAAAGACACATCGTATAACTTAGTGAATGAACCCGCTTGTTTGTCATCCATTTCAAACAGTGCGTTGGAAACAGTGACACCCGCAAGATTAATCGTCCAACCAGATGCTTCAGTTGCGCTTTGTTCTTGAGGTGCAGGTACTGATTCAGAACTTGCGTCAGCAGCCAGTTCAGACTCTTGAGAAGCTGACGATTGTGTTAGCGCATCGATGTTCTTGCGACCATCTTTAAGCGTTTCTAAATAGAATTCTGCACCGTCTAGAGTGATGTTGCCAATCTCTAGTTGGTTGCTAAATAGTGGAGTAACCGAAACATCGACGCCAACGGTATCAACCTTAAATAGGTTCGGTTGAGTAAACCCTGCTGGATTACGTAGTTCAGTTTGACCAAGTTCAAAGCCAATAGATGGGAAGAATTGCCAACTGATATCACCCTCTATCACAAGCTCTAGGCCTGTATGTTTCTGAGCTTGTTCGACAATTAATGGTTTGAATTGGTTGGGGTTCACTAACAGCACTAGTGCCAGAATTGCTATGACAACAACAAACACTGGTACAGCTATGAAAATGAGTAGTTTCTTCATCCGCATATTCCTTGCTTAGATTCCAAAAGAAAGTGGCACTATAAAAGTGCCACTGATTCGGTAAAAAATAAAGCTAAGTTAATCACTTAGACAAAAATTTTACTTAATTAAGACTTCAACAACTTCGCAATGTGCGCTTTTAGCACATCAATCGCTATGCGGTTTTTACCACCACGTGGAACGATGATGTCTGCATGTTGTTTTGAAGGCTCAATAAACTGCATAAACATTGGACGTACTGTTTGCTGATATTGCTTAAGTACAGTGTCCATTGTACGACCACGCTCTTCTACATCACGCTTAACACGACGTAACAGACAGATATCTAACGGCGTGTCCATAAACACACTTGCGTGCATCAATTTACGTAGACGTGGATCTGTTAGTAACAGAATACCTTCTAAAATGATCACTTTCTTAGGTGTAAGTGTAGTCGTTTCAGAAGTTCGTGTGTGCTCTGTGTAGCTGTATTCAGGAACTTCTACCGCATTGCCACTCATTAGCTGCTGTAGGTGTTCACATAATAGATCATGATCCAGTGCATTTGGGTGATCGTAGTTAGTTTTAACACGCTCTTCCATACTCAAGTGGCTTTGGTCGCTGTAGTAGCAATCTTCCGTGATAACACCAATTTGATGGTCGCCTACTTTCTCGCGCAACTCATTATAAATTGTACTAGCAATCAGACTTTTTCCTGATGCTGAAGCGCCAGCGATACCTACGATGACACATTGATTATTATCAGACATTAATTTTGCACCCGATATGGTTTGGTGGTGGGAAGAGATAAACCGCCTGATTATAGGGGCTAAACAACATAGATTCTAGTCGCCATTCTTGCTAATTGCAGTCAAATTGATGTTCTCTATACATTAAATGAATACAATCGTTTGCTTTCGAATAACTAGCGTACAACTATTTGCACAAACCCAACGGCTATCTAGCCAAATACAAAGCTATTTATCTCACCCCAGCGTTATTTATACGGCTTTAAGACTTATCTGCTCTAATCAACCATAGAAAAGTTAATCGCTTCCGGTCTCGCTTTTCCTGTCCAGAACATTTTTGCAGCAACATTTTCAGCCAACTCAAGGTAGTGACGAGTGTGCTCGCTGTCCGGACGACGTATAACGGTTGGGCAGCCCGCATCGATGTCTTCTCGCACATCAATATGCAGTGGAATCTGCGCCAAAATATCAAGGAAGAATTCTTCCGACATTGTTTCTGCACCACCAGCACCAAAGATGTGCTCTTTCTCACCGCAGTGACTACAAATATGGTAGCTCATGTTTTCCACTAAGCCTGCAACTGGCACGCTCACTTTATCGAACATCGCCACGCCTTTGCGTGCATCGGCTAAAGCCAAATCTTGAGGTGTCGTCACGACTACCGCGCCCGTAACTGGGATCTGCTGTGAAAGCGTTAGCTGAATATCACCCGTACCCGGTGGCATATCGATAACAAGATAATCCAGCTCTGGCCATACGGTTTCATTCACGAGCTGACCTAACGCCTTAGCTGCCATTGGGCCACGCCAGATAGCAGCATCATCTTTTGATACAAGGTAACCGATAGAATGAGTAAAAATGCCATGAGCTTCGATTGGCATCATCCATTTGTTGTTCTGTACTTCAGGTTTTGCGTCTAGCTGACCAAGCATCATAGGCACAGATGGACCGTAGATATCTGCATCTAATAATCCGACTTTTGATCCAGACTTAGATAAAGCTAGAGCAAGGTTCACAGAGGTCGTTGATTTGCCCACCCCACCCTTTGCAGAGGTCACGGCGATGATGTTCTTCACGCCTTTCAATGGGGTAGCCACCGTTGTTTCTAACGCTGACGGCTTCACATTGACTTCAAATTGGAAAGCACTCACCCGTTGCTGTTCAATTTGAGAGCGGATCCACTGTTCCAGTTCAACCGCGAGCTGATTGGCAGCAAAAGGCAAGGTAATAACAAATGATCCACGCGGATCAACAGAGACAATATTTTGGTGTAGCGCCCACTCTGGTATGAGGATTGGTGACTCGAACTCATTCAACCATGAACAGAAATCTTGCTTAGAAGTAAAGTTACGCATTGGGGCTCCTTTTTTTATTTATGCTATCACCCACGAGATGAAGACTGAACCCCTAAAAAACTAGGGGAATCCTTTGTCTGATACCTTGGCGTATCACACGTTATAAAGTAGTATTACCTCTCAAATTTATACCTATCAAAAAAGCGAATTATTAAGTATGGCAACTGATCCAAGACAACTTTTGGTAACTTGTGCGCTTCCGTACGCTAACGGCTCTATTCACCTTGGTCATATGCTAGAACATATCCAAGCTGATATCTGGGTTCGATACCAGCGTCTACGTGGCAACACTGTAAACTTCATCTGTGCTGACGATGCTCACGGCACGCCAATTATGCTTAAAGCTCAACAGATGGGTATCACACCAGAAGAGATGATCGCTGCTGTTAGTGAAGAGCACCAAAAAGACTTCGCTGGCTTTGATATCAGCTTTGATAACTACCACAGCACACATAGCGAAGAGAACCGTGAACTGGCTTCTCATATCTACCTTGAGCTTAAAAAGAACGGTTTCATCTCTAGCCGTACTATTTCTCAGCTTTTCGACCCTGAGAAAGAGATGTTTCTTCCAGACCGTTTTGTAAAAGGTACTTGCCCTAAGTGTAAGTCAGAAGACCAATACGGTGATAACTGTGATAACTGTGGTGAGACATACAGCCCAACTGAACTGATTAATCCTAAATCAGCGGTTTCTGGCGCAACTCCAGTAATGAAAGACTCTGAGCACTTCTTCTTCGACCTACCTCAGTTCGAAAGCATGCTTAAAGAGTGGACTCGTTCTGGTTCTCTACAGAATGAAACTGCAAACAAAATGCAGGAATGGTTCGAGTCTGGCCTGCAACAGTGGGATATCTCACGTGATGCGCCTTACTTCGGCTTCGAAATCCCAGGCGAAAAAGACAAGTTCTTCTACGTATGGCTAGATGCGCCAGTTGGCTACATGGCTTCTTTCAAGAACCTGTGTGACAAGCGTGACGATCTAGACTTCGACGAATACTGGAAGAAAGATAGCACAACTGAGCTTTACCACTTCATCGGTAAAGACATTGTGTACTTCCACTCTCTATTCTGGCCTGCAATGCTAGAAGGTTCTGGTTTCCGCAAGCCAAACAACGTATTTGTACACGGCTACGTAACCGTAAACGGCGCTAAGATGTCTAAGTCAAAAGGCACATTCATCAAAGCAAGCACGTACCTAAACCACCTAGACCCTGAATGTCTACGTTACTATTACGCTGCTAAGCTAAACAGCCGTATCGACGACCTTGACCTTAACCTTGAAGACTTCACTCAACGTGTAAACGCTGACGTAGTAAATAAGATTGTTAACTTGGCTTCTCGTAACGCAGGCTTCATCACTAAACGTTTCGAAGGCAAGCTTTCTGCTGAATTTGCAGAACCAGAGCTTTACAGCGAATTCGTAGCAGCGGCTGAGCGTATCGGTCAACTGTACGAAACTCGTGAGTTTAGCCGCGCTATTCGTGAAGTAACGGCACTGGCTGACAAAGCTAACCAGTACATCGACGAAAAAGCACCTTGGGTTCTTGCAAAAGAAGAAGGTAAAGAGAAAGAGCTTCAAGAAGTTTCTTCTGTAGGTATTAACCTATTCCGCGTACTCATGGCTTACCTGAAACCCGTTATGCCAGAACTAGCCGCTCGCACAGAAGCTTTCCTAAACGAAGAGCTAACGTGGGAAGCGATTGCTACTCCGCTAACTGATCACGAAATCAATAAGTTCAAGGCGCTATTTAGCCGTATTGATCCGAAGAAAGTAGAAGCAATGATCGAGTCTTCTAAAGAAGATGCAGCCGCTGAAGCAGCAGCAAAAGAAAAAGCAGAAGCGGAAAAAGAGCAAGCAAGCCAAACTGAACTAGACAAAGAGCCAATCGCAGACGAAATTGAATTCGATGCCTTTGCAGCAGTCGATATGCGAATCGCTCGTATCATCTCTTGTGAAGAAGTACCAAAAGCCAACAAACTGCTGAAATTCCAATTGGACATCGGTGGTGAGACTCGCCAAGTATTCTCTGGCATCAAGTCAGCGTACAAACCTGAAAAGCTAGAAGGCAAGCTAACTGTAATGGTAGCAAACCTTAAACCTCGTAAGATGAAGTTTGGCATGTCTGAAGGCATGATCTTAGCTGCTGGCCCTGGTGGCAGCGACTTGTGGATCCTTGAACCACACGAAGGTGCTCAACCAGGCATGCGTGTAATGTAATGCCGGTTTAGCCGCTTAAAAGTCCCCATAACAGCCATGTTATGGGGATTTTTTATATCTATGGAAAACAAGCGTTCTCTGTTAGAGTCGCCCTCAACTATGCTATGTAGAGTAAAGTGTGCTTTATCAAATCCAATACATTTGATTGGAGCCATATTCACTCCCAGATACCTTTTTAGGACTACCCTGTGACTAACAATGAAATCTTGCGTCGTATTCAACACGCACTAAACCTTAAAAATGCACAAATCATCAAAGCTATTGAACAAGCTGACGTTACCGTTGCTCACGATAAAGTAATCAACTGGCTGAAAGACGATAACGACAAGTCATGCGCAACGATGAAAGACAAAGAGTTAGCGGTATTTCTAAATGGTTTCATCAACCTGAAGCGTGGCAAGAAAGAAGGTGAGCAGCCAAAACCTGAAGTTGCACTAACGAACAACATGATTTTCATGAAGCTACGTATCGCGCTAAACATGAAAGCTGAAGATGTACTTGATGTACTTGAAATTGTTGGTGTGAGCTTAAGTAAACACGAGATCGGCGCTTACTTCCGCAAGCCAGAAAACAAGAACTACAAAGTGTGTGAAGACCAATTACTTTGTGATTACTTAAATGGCGTTCAGTTCACTAACCGCCCAGACTCAGAAGAGTTTGCAGGGTAAGTTACGACTCATAAGTAAGTTATTACACACAGGTAACTTACTGCCTATTGGTAAGCTGTTACCAACTAGCGATAAATAAAAAGCGGCGAGATAATCAAATTATCTCGCCGCTTTTTTGTTTTCTTTACGTCGTTTACTTAATAAGTAAACCAACCGTACTTTAATGAAAAGACTTAGCTGTCGTCTTCAGTAAAGTTTGTTGGCAACGTTGTTTTCATCTCGTTCCAAATCTGTGCGCTTGCGATACCGTAGTTACGAATCACAAGTGGTAAATTCTCTCGTTCACCACTTTCACAAATAACAAACAAGTTTTTGTAGAACTCCATGGCTAAACGACGAGCTTCCGGGTTAGAGAAGTAGTAGCTGCCAACACGGTCATACAGTTTACGAACGCCGTTAAAAATCAGGCCGTAAATTTGGTTACCAGAATGGAATGCTAAACGTTGGAAAAGCATGTAATCATAAAAATTAAACGTCTTAGCAACTAAGATCGTTTGGCGCTTCGCTTCATCTTTTTCTACGTCTTCTTTCACTGATTGTTTGATCTTGTCAGCATACGGAGAAGACTCAAGGAATTCATCCCATGTCGGTGCCGCAAGTAAAGCTTCACAAGATTCAATCACGTTAGTAATAGTACGCTCAGAAGCTTCTTTATTTGCTTTAAATGCATAACGCATAAAGATAGGACTGATATTGGTACGTGCAGCAAGCAAGTCTTCGACCATTTTACTTGCGTTATCAACGTCCAGCGTCATTAACGTATCTAGAATATGAAGACCTGAGGTTTCCATAAACTGGTTAACTTTAGTTGGCTTGCCGTGTTGGATCGTCAACCAACCATCACGAGCAAGACGCTGTAGTACTTCACGAAGCGTAGTACGTGTAACACCAATCAGTTCAGAAAGCTCACGCTCTGCGGGCAAGATAGAACCTGGAGCGAAACGGCCATTCCAAATACTTTCAATGATATACTTTTCTGCAAATCCTGCCGGGCTCTTCGCCTTAATGACCATCTACACTTCAATCCAATTTAATTATTATGTTCTAATTTACTCATCATACCACTAGTCTTACCTAGCTGAAATACCCCCAAAAACTTTACTCACCCAAATATAACAATAGAGCTAAAGCTCTAAAGTTCAGTACACGTTTGCACCTAGAGTTTGGAAAGCAAGTGACTATAAACCATCATTCCAACAACTCATTAACACAACAAAAAACGTTAAAAATCAACGATATTGGTCATATTTAAAGGGTAATTAAAATGCAATATTAAGTTGTAATAATCACACATAAACAGTCTTTATTATGTTGATTTCAATCATTTCGCCGAAATATTGATTCTAGTCGGTTTTTATCACATTTTAAGTGGTATGCTTGCGCTACTTTGATCGCGTTTCTCAACAAAAAAGAGGTATTTTTAGTGCTACAGGGCTTTTCCTGTTGACTAAATGTTATCTAAGAGTAGAGTTGCGCTCAAAAATAAGCAGTGCTTGAGTTTCTAAGGGAGTGACTTGGCAAGACCACAGAACATTACATGGAATGTAGTTTTTCTAAGTCACTGTTAGTTATAGTTTTTAATCAATTTTATAGCTCGATTCTCAAAATGTTGTATTTCTTTTCTATTCATAATCAACATAAAAGAGGATTTACATGCCGATGTCTCTCGGAAACGCTTTTATCAAGAACTTTCTTGGTAAAGCTCCTGATTGGTATAAACTTGCCATCATTTCCTTTTTAATCATCAACCCGTTTGTTTTTTTCCTAGTTGACCCATTTGTTGCGGGCTGGCTGTTAGTGGTTGAGTTTATTTTCACTCTAGCTATGGCTCTAAAATGCTACCCTCTTCAACCGGGTGGTTTATTAGCTATTCAAGCAGTCGCCATTGGCATGACTAAACCTGAAATGGTTTATCACGAGCTCCAAGCAAACCTTCCTGTATTACTCTTGCTCGTATTCATGGTTGCTGGTATTTACTTCATGAAAGAACTGCTTTTGTTCATTTTCACGAAGATCTTACTTGGTATCCAATCCAAAGCCTTACTCTCTGTCGCTTTCTGTGTCGCAGCTGCTTTCTTATCAGCATTCCTAGATGCATTAACGGTAATCGCCGTTGTAATCAGCGTTGCTGTTGGCTTCTATTCTATCTACCACAAGGTGGCATCAGGAAAAGGCACTACGTCTGCACACGATCATACCCATGATGAAGAGATCTCTGAGTTAACTCGTGATGATTTAGAAAATTACCGTGCTTTCCTACGTTCACTGCTTATGCACGCAGGTGTGGGTACAGCACTCGGTGGTGTAATGACCATGGTAGGCGAGCCACAAAACTTAGTGATTGCTAAGCAAGCCGGCTGGGAATTCGGTGAATTTATCATCCGTATGCTGCCAGTAACATTGCCTGTATTCATCTGCGGCATTATCACTTGTGCACTTGTAGAGAAATTCAAAGTATTTGGCTACGGTGCAGAACTGCCAAATAACGTTCGCCAAATCTTAGTTGAATTTGACAACAAAGAACGCGCAAACCGTACAAAACAAGACGTAGCAAAACTATGGGTTCAAAGTGCAATCGCAGTTTGGCTTATTGTTGGCCTAGCGCTTCACGTCGCTGAAGTAGGTTTGATTGGCCTTTCAGTTATCATCTTAGCCACGGCGTTTACTGGTGTAATTGAAGAGCACTCGATGGGTAAAGCCTTTGAAGAAGCGCTACCATTTACTGCACTTCTTGCTGTCTTTTTCGCTGTCGTTGCGGTAATCATTGACCAGGGACTATTTAAGCCAGTGATCGATGCAGTACTTCACGTTGAAGATAAAGGCGCACAGCTTGCACTATTCTATGTGGCCAACGGTATCTTATCGATGGTTTCAGATAACGTGTTCGTCGGTACGGTTTACATCAACGAAGTGAAAACTGCACTGGTTGAAGGCATCATCACTCGTGACCAATTTGACCTACTTGCTGTTGCTATCAACACAGGTACTAACCTACCTTCTGTTGCTACGCCAAACGGCCAAGCTGCATTCCTATTCTTATTAACATCGGCACTTGCCCCGTTAATTCGACTGTCTTACGGCCGCATGGTTATCATGGCTTTGCCATACACTATCGTACTGGCTCTTGTGGGCCTTGCTGGTATCGTGTTCTTTGTTGAACCGATGACAGCTTGGTTCTACGATGCAGGTTGGATCATTCAGCGCACTGGTGAAGTCGTTGCTCCAGTGGTTTCTGGTGGTCACTAATCTGATTTTGTGTTGCGAAACACAATAAGTGTATCTAACTAATCAAAAATATTAGTTGATTAGGAAACTTATCCAAGATAAAAAGCTCTGAGTATTCAGAGCTTTTTTATTTTATAGACGGGATTAAATTCGTGAACTTTTTTGCAATGCTCAAAGACTTCTCTAAGGGACGTTTATCTTGGCTTTTACTGCTGGCTTTCATACTATTTTTTGAAGCATGCGCCCTTTTCTTCCAGCACGTAATGATGCTTGGCCCTTGCGTGATGTGTATCTATGAGCGCGTTGCCATGCTTGCTATCGGTGTCGCTGCAATGATTGGTGCTATTGCGCCAAATAATCCGATATCACGTTGGTTAGGCCTTGCTGGTTGGGGATTTGGCGCATACAAGGGTTTGATGCTTGCTTTA encodes the following:
- the udk gene encoding uridine kinase; the protein is MSDNNQCVIVGIAGASASGKSLIASTIYNELREKVGDHQIGVITEDCYYSDQSHLSMEERVKTNYDHPNALDHDLLCEHLQQLMSGNAVEVPEYSYTEHTRTSETTTLTPKKVIILEGILLLTDPRLRKLMHASVFMDTPLDICLLRRVKRDVEERGRTMDTVLKQYQQTVRPMFMQFIEPSKQHADIIVPRGGKNRIAIDVLKAHIAKLLKS
- the apbC gene encoding iron-sulfur cluster carrier protein ApbC; this encodes MRNFTSKQDFCSWLNEFESPILIPEWALHQNIVSVDPRGSFVITLPFAANQLAVELEQWIRSQIEQQRVSAFQFEVNVKPSALETTVATPLKGVKNIIAVTSAKGGVGKSTTSVNLALALSKSGSKVGLLDADIYGPSVPMMLGQLDAKPEVQNNKWMMPIEAHGIFTHSIGYLVSKDDAAIWRGPMAAKALGQLVNETVWPELDYLVIDMPPGTGDIQLTLSQQIPVTGAVVVTTPQDLALADARKGVAMFDKVSVPVAGLVENMSYHICSHCGEKEHIFGAGGAETMSEEFFLDILAQIPLHIDVREDIDAGCPTVIRRPDSEHTRHYLELAENVAAKMFWTGKARPEAINFSMVD
- the metG gene encoding methionine--tRNA ligase, translated to MATDPRQLLVTCALPYANGSIHLGHMLEHIQADIWVRYQRLRGNTVNFICADDAHGTPIMLKAQQMGITPEEMIAAVSEEHQKDFAGFDISFDNYHSTHSEENRELASHIYLELKKNGFISSRTISQLFDPEKEMFLPDRFVKGTCPKCKSEDQYGDNCDNCGETYSPTELINPKSAVSGATPVMKDSEHFFFDLPQFESMLKEWTRSGSLQNETANKMQEWFESGLQQWDISRDAPYFGFEIPGEKDKFFYVWLDAPVGYMASFKNLCDKRDDLDFDEYWKKDSTTELYHFIGKDIVYFHSLFWPAMLEGSGFRKPNNVFVHGYVTVNGAKMSKSKGTFIKASTYLNHLDPECLRYYYAAKLNSRIDDLDLNLEDFTQRVNADVVNKIVNLASRNAGFITKRFEGKLSAEFAEPELYSEFVAAAERIGQLYETREFSRAIREVTALADKANQYIDEKAPWVLAKEEGKEKELQEVSSVGINLFRVLMAYLKPVMPELAARTEAFLNEELTWEAIATPLTDHEINKFKALFSRIDPKKVEAMIESSKEDAAAEAAAKEKAEAEKEQASQTELDKEPIADEIEFDAFAAVDMRIARIISCEEVPKANKLLKFQLDIGGETRQVFSGIKSAYKPEKLEGKLTVMVANLKPRKMKFGMSEGMILAAGPGGSDLWILEPHEGAQPGMRVM
- a CDS encoding YehS family protein, yielding MTNNEILRRIQHALNLKNAQIIKAIEQADVTVAHDKVINWLKDDNDKSCATMKDKELAVFLNGFINLKRGKKEGEQPKPEVALTNNMIFMKLRIALNMKAEDVLDVLEIVGVSLSKHEIGAYFRKPENKNYKVCEDQLLCDYLNGVQFTNRPDSEEFAG
- the fadR gene encoding fatty acid metabolism transcriptional regulator FadR — its product is MVIKAKSPAGFAEKYIIESIWNGRFAPGSILPAERELSELIGVTRTTLREVLQRLARDGWLTIQHGKPTKVNQFMETSGLHILDTLMTLDVDNASKMVEDLLAARTNISPIFMRYAFKANKEASERTITNVIESCEALLAAPTWDEFLESSPYADKIKQSVKEDVEKDEAKRQTILVAKTFNFYDYMLFQRLAFHSGNQIYGLIFNGVRKLYDRVGSYYFSNPEARRLAMEFYKNLFVICESGERENLPLVIRNYGIASAQIWNEMKTTLPTNFTEDDS
- the nhaB gene encoding Na(+)/H(+) antiporter NhaB; translated protein: MPMSLGNAFIKNFLGKAPDWYKLAIISFLIINPFVFFLVDPFVAGWLLVVEFIFTLAMALKCYPLQPGGLLAIQAVAIGMTKPEMVYHELQANLPVLLLLVFMVAGIYFMKELLLFIFTKILLGIQSKALLSVAFCVAAAFLSAFLDALTVIAVVISVAVGFYSIYHKVASGKGTTSAHDHTHDEEISELTRDDLENYRAFLRSLLMHAGVGTALGGVMTMVGEPQNLVIAKQAGWEFGEFIIRMLPVTLPVFICGIITCALVEKFKVFGYGAELPNNVRQILVEFDNKERANRTKQDVAKLWVQSAIAVWLIVGLALHVAEVGLIGLSVIILATAFTGVIEEHSMGKAFEEALPFTALLAVFFAVVAVIIDQGLFKPVIDAVLHVEDKGAQLALFYVANGILSMVSDNVFVGTVYINEVKTALVEGIITRDQFDLLAVAINTGTNLPSVATPNGQAAFLFLLTSALAPLIRLSYGRMVIMALPYTIVLALVGLAGIVFFVEPMTAWFYDAGWIIQRTGEVVAPVVSGGH
- the dsbB gene encoding disulfide bond formation protein DsbB, with product MNFFAMLKDFSKGRLSWLLLLAFILFFEACALFFQHVMMLGPCVMCIYERVAMLAIGVAAMIGAIAPNNPISRWLGLAGWGFGAYKGLMLALEHVDYQFNPSPFATCDLFVTFPSWAPLNQWAPWMFEAYGDCSKVVWQFLDLSMPQWLVIIFAGNLVAFGFVVVSQFVKSKND